A genomic window from Prunus persica cultivar Lovell chromosome G2, Prunus_persica_NCBIv2, whole genome shotgun sequence includes:
- the LOC109947611 gene encoding uncharacterized protein LOC109947611, with protein MSSLFLIFLLCLSMHACEARYIGLGHKGFGASLQQSGKGVLLVVEKFRLGMDSTGGSVKKEDGAAEKGHGAIIQDSMTRATKGLKFTSRAQKSGMEKAGGDQIVESSGHHMGLLKATSTTTTNKEEARRRRSVLLSVNKEAVDSKSNDKVENNVVFTDYNPPHQTPPIHNKRT; from the exons atgtcttctcttttcttgatCTTTCTTCTGTGTCTGtccatgcatgcatgtgaGGCTCGCTATATTGGGCTTGGCCATAAGGGTTTTGGTGCGTCACTCCAGCAGTCTGGCAAG GGTGTGTTGCTGGTTGTGGAAAAGTTTAGGCTTGGAATGGATTCAACTGGAGGATCAGTTAAGAAGGAAGATGGTGCAGCTGAAAAGGGTCATGGTGCAATCATTCAAGACTCAATGACTAGAGCTACAAAGGGACTGAAGTTCACAAGCAGAGCACAAAAATCAG GGATGGAAAAGGCCGGAGGTGATCAGATTGTAGAGTCTTCTGGTCATCACATGGGTTTGCTTAAAGCAACAAGTACTACTACCACTAACAAG GAAGAAGCAAGGAGGAGGAGATCGGTGCTGCTATCTGTTAATAAAGAAGCCGTAGATTCCAAGAGTAATGACAAAGTAGAAAACAATGTGGTGTTTACAGATTATAACCCACCACATCAGACACCGCCCATTCACAACAAAAGAACTTAA
- the LOC109947504 gene encoding uncharacterized protein LOC109947504: MGIIKSSFSFIMGTVAGVYIAQNYAVPNIRKLADTAVFIAKQYEEKYRKPKKRDDE; encoded by the coding sequence ATGGGGATAATTAAGAGCAGCTTCTCCTTCATAATGGGCACGGTTGCAGGGGTCTACATCGCCCAAAACTACGCCGTTCCTAACATTAGGAAGCTCGCCGATACTGCCGTCTTCATTGCCAAGCAATACGAGGAGAAGTACCGCAAGCCCAAGAAGCGAGACGACGAATAG
- the LOC18784720 gene encoding trehalose-phosphate phosphatase A isoform X1, producing the protein MKLRRELNLDPMDLKSNHAAPVLTDPTPLSKSRLGVPSSLLQYSPPGAAFSAGLILAIPRRKAGLLDDVRSNSWLDAMKSSSPPHRKITKDVNNEPVANEADIAYHTWMVKYPSALTYFEQITNYAKGKRIALFLDYDGTLSPIVDNPDCAFMSDAMRAAVRRVAKHFPTAIISGRSHDKVYEFVGLKELYYAGSHGMDIMGPGRQSTADDHRNGFRTSDKQGKDVNLFQPAAEFLPMIGEVYESLVESTKDIEGAKVENNKFCVSVHYRNVDEKSWPAVAQCVHDVLKDYPRLRLTHGRKVLEVRPMINWDKGKAVTFLLESLGLSDCEDVLPIYIGDDRTDEDAFKVLRAGNRGYGILVSAVPKESNAFYSLREPSEVMEFLKSLVMWRKSSAL; encoded by the exons AT GAAACTGAGAAGAGAACTGAATCTGGATCCGATGGACCTGAAATCAAATCATGCTGCTCCTGTTCTCACTGATCCTACACCCTTGAGCAAGTCAAGACTTGGTGTACCTTCCAGCCTGTTACAATATTCACCTCCTGGAGCAGCTTTTTCTGCAGGTCTAATCCTAGCAATCCCTAGGAGAAAGGCTGGATTACTTGATGATGTCCGCTCTAACTCTTGGCTTGATGCTATGAAATCTTCTTCGCCTCCTCACAGAAAGATAACAAAGGATGTTAACAACGAGCCTGTGGCAAATGAGGCTGATATTGCTTATCACACTTGGAtg GTTAAGTATCCATCAGCACTTACATACTTTGAACAAATCACCAATTATGCCAAGGGCAAGAGAATAGCATTATTTCTGGATTATGATGGGACTCTTTCACCGATTGTAGATAACCCTGACTGTGCCTTTATGTCGGATGCT ATGCGCGCAGCTGTAAGAAGGGTGGCAAAACATTTCCCAACAGCAATTATTAGTGGAAGAAGCCATGACAAG GTATATGAGTTTGTAGGACTAAAAGAACTCTATTATGCGGGTAGTCATGGGATGGACATAATGGGCCCTGGTAGACAATCTACCGCTGATGACCACAGAAATGGTTTTAGGACTAGTGACAAACAG GGTAAGGATGTTAATTTGTTCCAGCCTGCAGCTGAATTTTTACCTATGATTGGCGAG GTTTATGAATCCCTTGTTGAAAGTACCAAAGACATTGAAGGGGCTAAAGTTGAGAATAATAAGTTCTGTGTCTCTGTACATTACCGCAATGTAGATGAGAAG AGTTGGCCTGCAGTTGCACAGTGTGTCCACGACGTTCTTAAAGACTACCCACGTCTCCGTTTGACTCATGGGCGGAAG GTTTTAGAGGTACGACCTATGATAAACTGGGACAAAGGGAAGGCCGTCACATTTTTACTTGAATCTCTTG ggTTAAGCGATTGCGAAGATGTGCTCCCAATATATATTGGAGATGACCGCACGGATGAAGATGCGTTCAAG GTCTTGAGGGCAGGAAACAGAGGTTATGGCATTTTAGTCTCTGCTGTGCCCAAGGAAAGCAATGCATTTTACTCTCTCAGGGAACCCTCAGAG GTGATGGAGTTTCTCAAGTCACTGGTGATGTGGAGGAAGTCAAGTGCTCTATAA
- the LOC18784720 gene encoding trehalose-phosphate phosphatase A isoform X2, with the protein MDLKSNHAAPVLTDPTPLSKSRLGVPSSLLQYSPPGAAFSAGLILAIPRRKAGLLDDVRSNSWLDAMKSSSPPHRKITKDVNNEPVANEADIAYHTWMVKYPSALTYFEQITNYAKGKRIALFLDYDGTLSPIVDNPDCAFMSDAMRAAVRRVAKHFPTAIISGRSHDKVYEFVGLKELYYAGSHGMDIMGPGRQSTADDHRNGFRTSDKQGKDVNLFQPAAEFLPMIGEVYESLVESTKDIEGAKVENNKFCVSVHYRNVDEKSWPAVAQCVHDVLKDYPRLRLTHGRKVLEVRPMINWDKGKAVTFLLESLGLSDCEDVLPIYIGDDRTDEDAFKVLRAGNRGYGILVSAVPKESNAFYSLREPSEVMEFLKSLVMWRKSSAL; encoded by the exons ATGGACCTGAAATCAAATCATGCTGCTCCTGTTCTCACTGATCCTACACCCTTGAGCAAGTCAAGACTTGGTGTACCTTCCAGCCTGTTACAATATTCACCTCCTGGAGCAGCTTTTTCTGCAGGTCTAATCCTAGCAATCCCTAGGAGAAAGGCTGGATTACTTGATGATGTCCGCTCTAACTCTTGGCTTGATGCTATGAAATCTTCTTCGCCTCCTCACAGAAAGATAACAAAGGATGTTAACAACGAGCCTGTGGCAAATGAGGCTGATATTGCTTATCACACTTGGAtg GTTAAGTATCCATCAGCACTTACATACTTTGAACAAATCACCAATTATGCCAAGGGCAAGAGAATAGCATTATTTCTGGATTATGATGGGACTCTTTCACCGATTGTAGATAACCCTGACTGTGCCTTTATGTCGGATGCT ATGCGCGCAGCTGTAAGAAGGGTGGCAAAACATTTCCCAACAGCAATTATTAGTGGAAGAAGCCATGACAAG GTATATGAGTTTGTAGGACTAAAAGAACTCTATTATGCGGGTAGTCATGGGATGGACATAATGGGCCCTGGTAGACAATCTACCGCTGATGACCACAGAAATGGTTTTAGGACTAGTGACAAACAG GGTAAGGATGTTAATTTGTTCCAGCCTGCAGCTGAATTTTTACCTATGATTGGCGAG GTTTATGAATCCCTTGTTGAAAGTACCAAAGACATTGAAGGGGCTAAAGTTGAGAATAATAAGTTCTGTGTCTCTGTACATTACCGCAATGTAGATGAGAAG AGTTGGCCTGCAGTTGCACAGTGTGTCCACGACGTTCTTAAAGACTACCCACGTCTCCGTTTGACTCATGGGCGGAAG GTTTTAGAGGTACGACCTATGATAAACTGGGACAAAGGGAAGGCCGTCACATTTTTACTTGAATCTCTTG ggTTAAGCGATTGCGAAGATGTGCTCCCAATATATATTGGAGATGACCGCACGGATGAAGATGCGTTCAAG GTCTTGAGGGCAGGAAACAGAGGTTATGGCATTTTAGTCTCTGCTGTGCCCAAGGAAAGCAATGCATTTTACTCTCTCAGGGAACCCTCAGAG GTGATGGAGTTTCTCAAGTCACTGGTGATGTGGAGGAAGTCAAGTGCTCTATAA
- the LOC18786175 gene encoding BAG family molecular chaperone regulator 7 yields MSWLRRIELVEPYYSPPLLLRETTSIFAPKALPFPSFFEDVEEDYELGYALDFFSPPSPIKTPSLLSYKLIQRVERLGSEILLQSLSDRVSELESRFDRLAKVKSGGDRKYTWTAEIKGPEKHGLERKYKWTTEIKEGKHKKKAEKEEATDKKYRWTAEIEGKGEISRKYTFTASNGDDASNSSETKEKEEKKKKKDKKEKKEGRDTRLVEIEELVDHGAVVLRQAFAKRAGATGKAKGKRKELSPQDAAMMIQMTFRAYLIRRSQALRALRDLAVAKSKLKEIRALFNNFSYRRRVAHDAAERQRFTERIIVLLLTVDAIEGADVMVRTAKRSMVDELEAMLDVVDPQPAGKSLSMRRRTFDMPDGVIQREIAEGVAQVVQMLEREENSSNTFEACL; encoded by the exons ATGAGCTGGCTCAGGAGGATCGAGCTCGTCGAGCCCTACTACAGCCCTCCCCTTCTTCTCCGAGAAACAACCTCCATTTTCGCTCCCAAAGCTCTACCTTTCCCTTCATTTTTCGAAGATGTTGAGGAGGATTACGAGCTCGGCTACGCTCTGGACTTCTTCAGTCCTCCCAGCCCCATCAAAACGCCGTCGCTTCTGTCGTACAAGCTGATTCAGCGAGTTGAGAGGCTCGGAAGTGAGATCTTGTTGCAGAGCCTGAGCGACCGAGTCAGTGAGCTGGAGTCGCGGTTTGATCGGCTGGCCAAGGTCAAATCGGGTGGGGATCGGAAATACACGTGGACGGCGGAGATCAAGGGCCCCGAGAAGCACGGCCTTGAACGGAAATACAAATGGACGACGGAGATCAAAGAGGGAAAGCATAAGAAAAAGGCGGAGAAGGAAGAGGCGACTGACAAGAAGTACAGATGGACGGCTGAGATTGAAGGGAAGGGAGAGATCTCGCGCAAGTACACGTTCACAGCATCGAATGGTGATGATGCAAGTAACAGCAGCGAAAcgaaggagaaggaggagaagaaaaagaagaaggataagaaggaaaagaaggaaggGAGGGACACGCGTTTGGTGGAGATTGAAGAGCTTGTTGATCATGGGGCTGTCGTTCTAAGACAG GCTTTTGCAAAGAGAGCTGGAGCTACTGGAAAGGCTAAGGGAAAGAGGAAGGAGCTGTCTCCTCAAGATGCAGCAATGATGATACAGATGACTTTCAGAGCTTATCTGATCCGCAGATCGCAGGCTCTCCGGGCCCTTAGAGATCTGGCAGTTGCCAAGTCCAAGTTGAAGGAGATCAGAGCATTGTTCAATAACTTCTCCTACCGCCGTCGTGTAGCTCATGACGCAGCAGAGCGTCAGAGGTTCACCGAAAGAATCATTGTTCTGCTCCTCACTGTTGATGCCATTGAG GGCGCTGATGTAATGGTGCGAACTGCAAAGAGGTCGATGGTGGATGAGCTGGAAGCAATGCTCGACGTGGTTGACCCCCAGCCTGCTGGAAAATCACTCTCCATGAGGAGGAGGACCTTTGATATGCCAGATGGGGTCATTCAGAGGGAAATTGCTGAAGGTGTGGCGCAGGTTGTCCAAATGCTGGAGCGTGAAGAGAACAGTTCTAATACCTTCGAGGCATGCTTGTAA
- the LOC18785559 gene encoding E3 ubiquitin protein ligase RIN2 isoform X1 — MGLRYIAISAVCTAISFAGLQLWTETSLVKLKSDGLIGDNLIPAANFGHVVDLLLGSYATVGLLANFVLNAFVLLVLFLKTIFFVELYPSETRKLVERLINYVIYKGTFLPLVIPPTIYHAGLWSVWLIVLCSLKMFQALARDRLERLNASPSATPLSYFRVYSVLLLVLTVDVFWIRLCVVIYKTLGLSMFLLLLFEPFSIAFETLQAILVHGFQLLDIWIHHSAWNSENCERSKLFDTSAAGLLLEWKGSLTRNLGFVLDMATLLMALGHYVHIWWLHGMAFHLVDAILFLNIRVNICALLSAIVKRIKGFVKLRKALGALHAALPDATSEELRTYDDECAICREPMAKAKKLHCSHLFHLACLRSWLDQGLNEIYSCPTCRKPLFVGRTENEVHPRNEETSSDEQLARQISSGLDRQNSSGHTIPTGAFPNQAQNLTEGGPWRGAGLDSNWLHNWPSEGVDGAGPSTAIGSVGLGRVQMMMRHLASVGETYAQTALEDGAWSLWPMSPSQVAATGPSNPPADDGRYHGGARSLHIRTPTRTVNDNLANILAMAETVREVLPHMPDDLIFQDLQRTNSVTVTVNNLLQM; from the exons ATGGGTTTGCGGTATATAGCCATCTCTGCAGTATGTACGGCGATAAGCTTTGCGGGTCTCCAATTGTGGACAGAAACTTCTTTAGTTAAACTAAAATCAGATGGACTAATTGGAGATAATTTGATTCCTGCGGCCAATTTTGGACATGTAGTTGATCTGCTTTTGGGTTCTTACGCCACTGTTGGACTGCTGGCAAATTTTGTACTCAATGCATTTGTTTTACTCGTTCTATTTCTCAAG ACTATATTCTTTGTGGAGTTGTATCCTTCTGAAACTCGCAAATTGGTCGAACGCCTTATCAATTATGTTATTTACAAG GGCACGTTTCTACCACTGGTTATTCCTCCTACGATATATCATGCAGGCCTGTGGTCAGTCTGGTTGATTGTTCTTTGTTCTCTAAAG ATGTTTCAAGCTTTGGCTAGAGATCGACTTGAACGATTGAATGCATCTCCTTCTGCCACACCATTGTCATATTTTCGTGTGTATTCAGTGTTATTGTTGGTTCTCACTGTTGATGTTTTCTG GATAAGGCTGTGTGTGGTGATATATAAAACTCTGGGTTTATCCATGTTTCTCTTGTTATTATTTGAGCCTTTCAGTATTGCATTTGAAACACTGCAG GCTATTTTGGTGCATGGATTTCAGTTACTTGATATATGGATTCATCATTCAGCATGGAACAGTGAAAATTGCGAGAGGTCCAAATTATTTGATACGTCAGCTGCTG GTTTATTGTTGGAATGGAAAGGCAGTCTTACTCGGAATTTGGGCTTTGTCCTAGACATGGCAACATTGTTAATGGCACTTGGTCACTATGTGCATATTTGGTGGCTTCATGGCATGGCATTCCATCTAGTGGATGCAATCCTTTTTCTAAACATACGTgtaaatatttgt GCCTTGCTAAGTGCAATTGTAAAACGTATAAAAGGGTTCGTCAAACTAAGAAAAGCCTTAGGCGCTCTTCATGCAGCACTTCCAGATGCAACGTCTGAAGAACTACGAACATATGATGATGAATGTGCAATTTGTAGG GAACCTATGGCTAAGGCTAAAAAACTACACTGTAGTCACCTTTTTCATCTTGCGTGCTTGAGATCTTG GTTGGACCAAGGTTTGAATGAGATATATTCATGTCCAACTTGTCGCAAGCCACTTTTTGTAGGCAGAACTGAAAATGAAGTACATCCCCGCAATGAAGAAACTTCAAGTGATGAGCAGCTTGCTCGTCAAATAAGTTCAGGACTTGATCGACAAAATAGTTCTGGACATACAATACCTACTGGCGCATTCCCCAATCAGGCTCAGAATCTTACAGAAGGTGGTCCATGGAG GGGTGCAGGACTGGATTCAAATTGGTTGCATAATTGGCCAAGTGAGGGAGTTGATGGGGCAGGTCCTTCTACTGCTATCGGATCTGTTGGACTGGGGAGAGTTCAAATGATGATGAGGCATCTTGCATCTGTCGGAGAAACTTATGCCCAGACGGCCCTTGAAGATGGTGCTTGGAGCCTATGGCCTATGAGTCCCTCTCAGGTTGCTGCAACTGGTCCATCTAATCCTCCTGCTGATGATGGAAGATACCATGGAGGAGCACGGAGCTTGCATATTAGAACTCCCACACGTACTGTGAATGACAACCTAGCAAACATACTTGCTATGGCTGAGACAGTGAGGGAAGTTCTGCCTCATATGCCGGATGACCTAATTTTCCAG GATTTGCAGAGAACAAATTCTGTTACGGTTACTGTGAATAATCTTCTCCAAATGTGA
- the LOC18785559 gene encoding E3 ubiquitin protein ligase RIN2 isoform X2, with translation MGLRYIAISAVCTAISFAGLQLWTETSLVKLKSDGLIGDNLIPAANFGHVVDLLLGSYATVGLLANFVLNAFVLLVLFLKTIFFVELYPSETRKLVERLINYVIYKGTFLPLVIPPTIYHAGLWSVWLIVLCSLKMFQALARDRLERLNASPSATPLSYFRVYSVLLLVLTVDVFWIRLCVVIYKTLGLSMFLLLLFEPFSIAFETLQAILVHGFQLLDIWIHHSAWNSENCERSKLFDTSAAGLLLEWKGSLTRNLGFVLDMATLLMALGHYVHIWWLHGMAFHLVDAILFLNIRALLSAIVKRIKGFVKLRKALGALHAALPDATSEELRTYDDECAICREPMAKAKKLHCSHLFHLACLRSWLDQGLNEIYSCPTCRKPLFVGRTENEVHPRNEETSSDEQLARQISSGLDRQNSSGHTIPTGAFPNQAQNLTEGGPWRGAGLDSNWLHNWPSEGVDGAGPSTAIGSVGLGRVQMMMRHLASVGETYAQTALEDGAWSLWPMSPSQVAATGPSNPPADDGRYHGGARSLHIRTPTRTVNDNLANILAMAETVREVLPHMPDDLIFQDLQRTNSVTVTVNNLLQM, from the exons ATGGGTTTGCGGTATATAGCCATCTCTGCAGTATGTACGGCGATAAGCTTTGCGGGTCTCCAATTGTGGACAGAAACTTCTTTAGTTAAACTAAAATCAGATGGACTAATTGGAGATAATTTGATTCCTGCGGCCAATTTTGGACATGTAGTTGATCTGCTTTTGGGTTCTTACGCCACTGTTGGACTGCTGGCAAATTTTGTACTCAATGCATTTGTTTTACTCGTTCTATTTCTCAAG ACTATATTCTTTGTGGAGTTGTATCCTTCTGAAACTCGCAAATTGGTCGAACGCCTTATCAATTATGTTATTTACAAG GGCACGTTTCTACCACTGGTTATTCCTCCTACGATATATCATGCAGGCCTGTGGTCAGTCTGGTTGATTGTTCTTTGTTCTCTAAAG ATGTTTCAAGCTTTGGCTAGAGATCGACTTGAACGATTGAATGCATCTCCTTCTGCCACACCATTGTCATATTTTCGTGTGTATTCAGTGTTATTGTTGGTTCTCACTGTTGATGTTTTCTG GATAAGGCTGTGTGTGGTGATATATAAAACTCTGGGTTTATCCATGTTTCTCTTGTTATTATTTGAGCCTTTCAGTATTGCATTTGAAACACTGCAG GCTATTTTGGTGCATGGATTTCAGTTACTTGATATATGGATTCATCATTCAGCATGGAACAGTGAAAATTGCGAGAGGTCCAAATTATTTGATACGTCAGCTGCTG GTTTATTGTTGGAATGGAAAGGCAGTCTTACTCGGAATTTGGGCTTTGTCCTAGACATGGCAACATTGTTAATGGCACTTGGTCACTATGTGCATATTTGGTGGCTTCATGGCATGGCATTCCATCTAGTGGATGCAATCCTTTTTCTAAACATACGT GCCTTGCTAAGTGCAATTGTAAAACGTATAAAAGGGTTCGTCAAACTAAGAAAAGCCTTAGGCGCTCTTCATGCAGCACTTCCAGATGCAACGTCTGAAGAACTACGAACATATGATGATGAATGTGCAATTTGTAGG GAACCTATGGCTAAGGCTAAAAAACTACACTGTAGTCACCTTTTTCATCTTGCGTGCTTGAGATCTTG GTTGGACCAAGGTTTGAATGAGATATATTCATGTCCAACTTGTCGCAAGCCACTTTTTGTAGGCAGAACTGAAAATGAAGTACATCCCCGCAATGAAGAAACTTCAAGTGATGAGCAGCTTGCTCGTCAAATAAGTTCAGGACTTGATCGACAAAATAGTTCTGGACATACAATACCTACTGGCGCATTCCCCAATCAGGCTCAGAATCTTACAGAAGGTGGTCCATGGAG GGGTGCAGGACTGGATTCAAATTGGTTGCATAATTGGCCAAGTGAGGGAGTTGATGGGGCAGGTCCTTCTACTGCTATCGGATCTGTTGGACTGGGGAGAGTTCAAATGATGATGAGGCATCTTGCATCTGTCGGAGAAACTTATGCCCAGACGGCCCTTGAAGATGGTGCTTGGAGCCTATGGCCTATGAGTCCCTCTCAGGTTGCTGCAACTGGTCCATCTAATCCTCCTGCTGATGATGGAAGATACCATGGAGGAGCACGGAGCTTGCATATTAGAACTCCCACACGTACTGTGAATGACAACCTAGCAAACATACTTGCTATGGCTGAGACAGTGAGGGAAGTTCTGCCTCATATGCCGGATGACCTAATTTTCCAG GATTTGCAGAGAACAAATTCTGTTACGGTTACTGTGAATAATCTTCTCCAAATGTGA